In Plasmodium cynomolgi strain B DNA, scaffold: 0433, whole genome shotgun sequence, the genomic stretch TTCCTtgctttccccattttttacttttgcctTTTGGTTGATGAGCAACTGGTAGGTGCACTcctgaattatttttgcgtcTTTTAGCTTTGTCGAGAACGATGTGTCGTTGTGGCTCTTGGGTGCACTGTCACCACTCTTTGCTACACTGCTACACATGCCCTTCCTCATGCCACTTACCCCCGCCCATCCTTCTATTCCAGCACACTCGTCATGGAGTGGCTCAGAACGAGgtgcaaatatattttcgtCCTGAGCGTTGAAGGCTTCCGACAGAATGCTCTTGTcgaattcgtttttcttcagtaGGTCGATTATTTTGGCTTCTTTGTACAGGTAaatttgcttcccccacgtTTCTCCCTGGCCGCTTAAAGTAGCACCTCCGACAGCCTGCCTACTGTCGCCATTGCCCAAGCTGCCATCATGATCGTCAGAGGAAATGCTCCCGGAAAAATTCATcgagtttattttatttttgacatgGACACTTAGCTGGTATCCGTCCTTCACGAgggaaattttcaaaaaatttttcctcaTATGATCATAcagtttcgttttttttttctttccactgtGGTATATTCTTTGCTATATAAAAGGTAGTCGAAAAATAGCATTTCCTTTACAGCTTCACAATGCTTATACTGTATGGCCCACATGAGGGGGCTATTTCCACTGTCATTCAGTTGCTTATGTCCAATTTCGCATTCGTAAAGCATAAAGCGAATCATGTCCACATTGTAATTTGCGCATGCgacatgtgtacgtatgaaATGGTGGTAAGGGGTGCGAACTTGCTAAAAAGTGATGTGGCATCACGCGGGGGATTCgcttttcctcttcttttgaTTAGTGCGTGATGTAACATAATGGGAACCATGGACGAGGGCCTTAAAAATGGTGTTGAAAGTTCCATCATGGCTCAGTCACGCGTGTCACATAAACGGCATGATTGTTGCCAGTCGGCCACTGCCTCAATTTGTCCGCCTAATATTACAGCATGTTTAAAATTCGTTAGTAGTGcgttacaatttttagtgtttttacgctttttgtgcgcattttttctaaatatttttcctaccTTTTC encodes the following:
- a CDS encoding hypothetical protein (putative); translated protein: MIRFMLYECEIGHKQLNDSGNSPLMWAIQYKHCEAQRIYHSGKKKKTKLYDHMRKNFLKISLVKDGYQLSVHVKNKINSMNFSGSISSDDHDGSLGNGDSRQAVGGATLSGQGETWGKQIYLYKEAKIIDLLKKNEFDKSILSEAFNAQDENIFAPRSEPLHDECAGIEGWAGVSGMRKGMCSSVAKSGDSAPKSHNDTSFSTKLKDAKIIQECTYQLLINQKAKVKNGESKEEAIIRIREIGLNYFGNSIEHGKISEEVHSHNDITGINIWECCLVISKCISALFLQNSTLFSNKVVLELDARSGLANISLFTHTNIFRNGTNQGPNQVVITDVNPFTLSNISHNVLVNEELFGHLDSAWRRKVKICNIDWTNENTYQRENEQTVTYDYIIG